The following proteins are co-located in the Pseudarthrobacter siccitolerans genome:
- a CDS encoding phosphoglyceromutase, which yields MTYKLILLRHGHSEWNAKNLFTGWVDVDLNDQGRTEAARGGELLVENEVLPDILYTSLLKRAINTANIALDKADRGWIPVKRDWRLNERHYGALQGKDKAQTLAEYGEEQFMEWRRSYDTPPPPLDDNSEFSQARDPRYADLGDALPRTECLKDVLVRLLPYWESDIKEDLKAGKTVLVTAHGNSLRALVKHLDGVSDEAIAGLNIPTGIPLVYDLDEDFQPIKPGGTYLDPEAAAEAILAVANQGKK from the coding sequence ATGACTTACAAGCTGATTCTGCTGCGCCACGGCCACAGCGAATGGAACGCCAAGAACCTTTTCACCGGCTGGGTGGACGTAGACCTTAACGACCAGGGCCGTACGGAAGCAGCACGGGGCGGGGAGCTCCTGGTTGAGAACGAAGTTCTCCCGGACATCCTCTACACCTCCTTGTTGAAGCGCGCCATCAACACCGCCAACATCGCGCTGGACAAGGCCGACCGCGGCTGGATCCCGGTCAAGCGGGACTGGCGCCTCAACGAACGCCACTACGGTGCCCTGCAGGGCAAGGACAAGGCCCAGACCCTGGCCGAATACGGCGAAGAGCAGTTCATGGAGTGGCGCCGTTCCTACGACACCCCGCCGCCGCCCCTTGACGACAACTCCGAGTTCTCCCAGGCACGGGACCCCCGCTATGCAGATCTCGGCGACGCCCTTCCGCGCACGGAATGCCTGAAGGATGTCCTGGTCCGCCTGCTGCCGTACTGGGAATCAGATATCAAGGAAGACCTGAAGGCCGGGAAGACCGTCCTGGTTACCGCCCACGGCAACTCGCTGCGCGCACTCGTCAAGCACCTCGACGGCGTCAGCGACGAAGCCATCGCAGGCCTCAACATTCCCACCGGCATCCCGCTGGTCTATGACCTGGACGAAGACTTCCAGCCGATCAAGCCGGGCGGCACGTACCTCGACCCGGAAGCCGCTGCCGAGGCGATCCTGGCAGTTGCCAACCAAGGCAAAAAATAG
- the phoU gene encoding phosphate signaling complex protein PhoU — protein MRKVFQEELTQVGDQLVEISRLVSEAMVKATTSFQVADVDLAQDVIAADARIDFLQNSLDERAIDILALQGPVASDLRMIVGSLRMSASLERMGDLARHIAQLARLRFPSIVIPESMTATFKSMADLDQEIADKLTVLLETRDLEVARDILKANTAINDLHLSVFKAIAAPDWDETPATTVDVALASRYFERFADHGVSVAQKVTYLVTGAWQPNGIEHS, from the coding sequence GTGCGTAAGGTTTTTCAGGAAGAGCTCACCCAGGTTGGTGACCAGCTGGTGGAGATTTCCCGGCTGGTCAGCGAGGCGATGGTCAAGGCCACCACCTCGTTCCAGGTGGCGGACGTGGATCTTGCCCAGGACGTGATCGCTGCGGACGCCCGCATCGACTTCCTGCAGAACAGCCTGGACGAACGGGCCATCGACATCCTGGCGCTGCAGGGCCCTGTTGCCAGCGACCTCCGGATGATCGTGGGGTCCCTGCGGATGAGCGCCTCACTGGAGCGCATGGGTGACCTTGCGCGGCACATCGCCCAGCTGGCCCGCCTCCGCTTCCCCTCGATCGTTATCCCGGAATCCATGACGGCGACGTTCAAGAGCATGGCGGACCTGGACCAGGAAATTGCGGACAAGCTCACGGTTCTCCTGGAAACCCGCGACCTTGAGGTGGCCCGGGACATCCTGAAGGCAAACACCGCCATCAACGATCTGCACCTGAGCGTCTTTAAGGCCATCGCGGCCCCGGACTGGGACGAGACGCCCGCCACTACCGTGGACGTGGCCTTGGCCAGCCGTTACTTCGAGCGGTTTGCGGACCACGGCGTCTCCGTGGCGCAGAAAGTCACCTACCTGGTGACCGGTGCCTGGCAGCCGAACGGCATCGAGCACAGCTGA
- a CDS encoding sensor histidine kinase, whose translation MLIGLVAGLIGLALGTFGVLASRVSEKQRQLLDIDADELALPAGAAEVLAVVGRAFVVVDAVDGVVRASPAAYAYGLVRGHTVVHKELLAMTAGVRRDGVILEKQLELPRGPLGHGTIIVQVRAAMLGEEYILLLADDRTEITRTEEIRNDFVANVSHELKTPVGAISLLAEALESSADDEEAVRRFAKRMHKESGRLAALVQDIIELSRLQGASVSQEGRPVDVNAVIAEAVDRSQLPAESKNIRIEVGGRTEGMVFGDQDLLVTALRNLIDNAIRYSPANTRVGIGVRSRDGLVSISVTDQGEGLSAEDQERVFERFYRVDAARSRHTGGTGLGLSIVKHVASNHGGEVTLWSQPGQGSTFTLRLPEMEGQDGEEVLPLPAVHSASTQGPAQPNVTQGSRAAGAKERGANA comes from the coding sequence ATGCTCATCGGTCTCGTCGCCGGCCTCATTGGCCTGGCGCTCGGCACCTTCGGAGTGCTTGCCTCCAGGGTCAGCGAGAAGCAGCGGCAGCTACTGGACATCGACGCCGATGAGCTGGCACTGCCGGCCGGTGCGGCCGAGGTGCTCGCCGTCGTCGGACGCGCCTTTGTGGTGGTGGACGCGGTGGACGGTGTGGTCCGCGCCAGTCCCGCCGCCTACGCTTACGGGCTGGTCCGCGGGCACACGGTGGTCCACAAGGAACTGCTGGCCATGACGGCAGGAGTCCGGCGCGACGGCGTCATCCTTGAGAAGCAGCTGGAGCTGCCGCGGGGACCGCTGGGGCACGGCACCATCATTGTCCAGGTGCGCGCAGCCATGCTCGGTGAGGAATACATCCTCCTGCTGGCAGACGACCGCACGGAGATCACCCGCACCGAGGAAATCCGCAACGACTTTGTGGCCAACGTGTCCCACGAACTGAAGACTCCCGTTGGCGCCATTTCCCTGCTCGCCGAAGCACTGGAGTCCTCGGCCGATGACGAAGAGGCAGTGCGGCGGTTCGCCAAGCGCATGCATAAGGAGTCCGGCCGGCTCGCTGCCCTGGTCCAGGACATCATCGAACTGTCCCGGCTCCAGGGCGCCAGCGTCTCGCAGGAGGGCCGCCCCGTTGACGTCAATGCGGTGATTGCGGAGGCGGTGGACCGTTCCCAGCTCCCGGCCGAAAGCAAGAACATCCGCATCGAGGTTGGCGGCCGGACCGAGGGAATGGTCTTCGGCGACCAGGACCTCCTGGTGACCGCGCTGCGCAACCTGATCGACAACGCCATCCGCTACTCCCCGGCGAACACCCGGGTAGGCATCGGCGTCCGCTCCAGGGACGGGCTGGTGTCGATCTCTGTGACGGACCAGGGGGAGGGACTCAGCGCCGAGGACCAGGAGCGCGTTTTCGAGCGTTTCTACCGCGTTGATGCGGCCCGCTCCCGCCACACGGGCGGCACAGGCCTGGGACTGAGCATCGTCAAACATGTCGCTTCCAACCACGGAGGGGAAGTCACCCTCTGGTCCCAGCCCGGCCAGGGTTCCACGTTCACCCTCCGCCTTCCCGAGATGGAGGGCCAGGACGGCGAGGAAGTGCTTCCGCTGCCCGCAGTTCACAGTGCCTCAACGCAGGGGCCTGCACAGCCCAATGTCACCCAAGGATCACGCGCCGCAGGCGCAAAAGAACGAGGAGCCAACGCTTGA
- a CDS encoding response regulator transcription factor — protein MSRILIVEDEESFSDPLSYLLGKEGFEVEVVDNGLDAITEFDRNGADLVLLDLQLPGLSGTEVCRQLRQRSTVPVIMLTAKDAEIDKVVGLELGADDYVTKPYSSRELVARVRAVLRRQGEPEELISSTVQAGPVRMDIERHVVSVGGEQVLLPLKEFELLEMLLRNSGRVLTRGQLIDRVWGSDYVGDTKTLDVHVKRLRGKIEPDPSAPRYLVTVRGLGYKFEP, from the coding sequence TTGAGCAGGATTTTGATTGTGGAGGACGAGGAATCGTTCAGCGATCCCTTGTCCTATTTGCTGGGTAAGGAAGGGTTCGAGGTGGAAGTGGTGGACAACGGACTGGACGCCATCACCGAATTCGACCGGAACGGAGCCGACCTTGTCCTGCTGGACCTCCAGCTTCCCGGACTGTCCGGCACGGAGGTCTGCCGCCAGTTGCGCCAGCGCTCCACGGTCCCTGTGATCATGCTGACGGCCAAGGATGCCGAAATCGACAAGGTAGTGGGCCTGGAACTGGGCGCGGACGACTACGTCACCAAGCCGTACTCGTCGCGTGAACTGGTGGCCAGGGTCAGGGCCGTACTGCGCCGCCAGGGCGAACCGGAGGAGCTGATCTCCTCCACTGTCCAGGCTGGGCCCGTGCGGATGGACATCGAACGGCACGTTGTGAGCGTGGGCGGCGAGCAGGTGCTGCTCCCGTTGAAGGAGTTCGAACTCCTGGAGATGCTCCTGCGCAACTCGGGTCGGGTGCTCACGCGCGGGCAGCTGATAGACCGCGTCTGGGGTTCGGACTACGTGGGCGACACCAAAACCCTCGATGTCCACGTCAAGCGGCTGCGCGGCAAGATTGAACCCGACCCCTCGGCGCCACGGTACCTGGTGACGGTCCGCGGGCTCGGTTACAAGTTCGAGCCGTAG
- a CDS encoding CarD family transcriptional regulator has protein sequence MVFEVGETVVYPHHGAAKIEEIKMRTIKGEEKMYLKLKVAQGDLTIEVPAENVDLVGVRDVVGKEGLEHVFDVLRAEFTEEPTNWSRRYKANLEKLASGDVIKVAEVVRDLWRRDHDRGLSAGEKRMLAKARQILISELALAEKTDEEKAASVLDEVLAS, from the coding sequence ATGGTATTTGAGGTCGGCGAGACAGTAGTTTACCCTCACCACGGTGCTGCGAAAATTGAAGAAATCAAGATGCGCACCATCAAGGGCGAAGAGAAGATGTATCTCAAGCTCAAGGTGGCTCAGGGTGATCTGACCATTGAAGTTCCAGCAGAGAATGTTGATCTTGTTGGCGTTCGGGACGTAGTGGGCAAGGAAGGCCTGGAGCACGTGTTTGATGTGCTTCGCGCCGAGTTCACCGAAGAGCCCACCAACTGGTCACGCAGGTACAAGGCAAATCTGGAGAAGCTTGCTTCCGGTGACGTCATCAAGGTAGCAGAGGTCGTCCGCGACCTGTGGCGCCGCGATCACGACCGGGGCCTTTCCGCAGGCGAAAAGCGAATGCTGGCCAAAGCCCGGCAGATTCTGATTTCAGAACTGGCCTTGGCTGAAAAGACCGACGAGGAGAAGGCTGCAAGCGTTCTCGACGAGGTTCTGGCTTCCTAA
- the ispD gene encoding 2-C-methyl-D-erythritol 4-phosphate cytidylyltransferase codes for MSESPTRLVTAVILVAAGSGQRLGYGMPKAAVPLGGEPILLHALRGIVASGVASQVCIALPAGDDALRQLCEDFREELADGGPLLSMVDGGATRADSVRAGIAVLMDGIEAVLVHDAARALTPESVFHRVTDALAAGAAAVIPAVPVVDTVKTVAATTGEDSALAPEIVTGTAPREELRAVQTPQGFQLGTLLKAHEAAGTLDRQQSAAVTDDAMLVEMLGTPVHAVRGSSQSLKITTPLDLILAEGLLEGPLGARWVEG; via the coding sequence ATGAGTGAATCTCCCACCCGCCTTGTCACTGCCGTGATCCTGGTGGCCGCCGGCTCCGGGCAGCGGCTTGGCTACGGCATGCCCAAAGCTGCGGTTCCGCTGGGCGGCGAACCTATTCTCCTGCACGCCCTCAGGGGCATCGTCGCGTCCGGAGTCGCCAGCCAGGTCTGCATCGCGCTTCCAGCCGGCGATGACGCGCTCCGGCAGCTGTGCGAGGACTTCAGGGAGGAACTGGCCGACGGCGGCCCCCTCCTTTCAATGGTCGACGGCGGCGCCACCCGTGCCGACTCCGTCCGGGCCGGCATTGCTGTCCTGATGGACGGGATTGAGGCCGTGCTGGTCCACGACGCCGCCCGCGCTCTGACCCCCGAATCCGTCTTCCACCGGGTAACGGATGCCCTTGCGGCCGGCGCAGCCGCGGTGATTCCAGCCGTCCCGGTTGTGGATACCGTCAAGACCGTGGCTGCCACCACGGGAGAGGACAGCGCACTGGCGCCGGAGATTGTTACCGGCACCGCGCCCCGGGAGGAGCTGCGCGCGGTGCAGACGCCCCAGGGTTTCCAGCTCGGCACCCTCCTGAAAGCGCACGAGGCCGCCGGGACGCTGGACCGGCAGCAGTCCGCCGCCGTCACCGACGACGCCATGCTCGTGGAAATGCTGGGTACGCCCGTCCACGCCGTCCGCGGCTCCAGCCAGTCACTGAAGATCACCACCCCGCTGGACCTGATCCTCGCCGAGGGACTGCTGGAAGGGCCCTTGGGCGCCCGCTGGGTGGAGGGCTAG